ATGCTCCAACTCAGCAACATCTTATTGCTGGTTTCAGAATTTTAAGGTATCTTAAGTCTTCCCCAGGTAATGGTTTATATATTGTGAAATCTGAAACTCTTAATCTTAGAGGGTATTCTGATGCTGATTGGGCTAGATGTCTTATGACAAGGAGATCAGTTTCTGGGTATTCTGTCTTCCTTGGAAACTCTTTAATATCTTGGAAATCTAAGAAACAATCCACAGTAGCTAAGTCttcagcagaagctgaatatagGGCTTTAGCTGCTGTAACTTGTGAAATTATGTGGCTTATGAATCTTTTAAGTGATCTTGGTGTCAAAGTTGATTTACCAGTTGATGTTTTTTGTGATAGTAAAGCTGCTTTACAGATTGCAGCCAATCCTGTATTTCATGAAAGGACCAAACATTTTGAACTTGATCTTCATTTTATTAGAGAAAAAATCTGTTCAGGAGTTTTGAAAGCTAATAAGATCAAATCTGAGCATAACTTGGCAGATTTGTTTACCAAGAGTATTGGTTCTAAGCAACATGCTTTTCTAAGTTCACAATTGGGAATGATTGATATGCTTAAACCATAAACTTAAGGGGGATGTTAAATAAGTTAGTTTATGgtttataaaatagtttttataaagttCTAATTTTTGATTAAGATGTTATTTGTAGGATCAAGGACTATGGATATCAAGTTCTAAAGATAAAGAGGCTAAAGATGTAAAGAAGGAAAGAAGAGGGACTAGAAGTGTAAAAGTGAAGAGGCTATATAAACGATACATGATCGTGACTTTAGGGTGGAGAACTCATTCAATCAAATCCTCCTGCAGTCATATTATTCTCTTAATATTTCTCTCAAATATATCTTTctgtattcatatatatatcaattcgatatatataatttctgttctttaattATCATATTGATGATTAATATTGTGTAATAAAAACTCTATAAACtctaaatataataatacaCTTTTTGATTATCAGACTGAAGATTTGATGATTTTTACTTTAGATTGTGAagtttttacataaatatacTTAGTAAAGTAGATTGCAAGCGTTCGATCAGATGTCACATTTTGATGATGGTATAATTAGTTTTTCACCTAGGAGTCATGTTTATTTAGTTTCTACTTTTGTCTTGAAGTCATCtgagttttgtttatttttcttatgGTTTTAATTAAGAGCTATTAAATTAATGCATCTTCAAATCCTAAGTATTTAAATATGTACTACAATTCTGGTTTTTTGGAACGCCCATTTGGAACggttgtgaaaaaaaaaacgttcTAATTTGAAAAGTAAATGTTGTTTGGAACGGTTAATCTTAAAACCGTTCTAAAAGTATAATATTTGGAACGGTTTGTAACAGAGCGTTTCTAAAAGTTGTAAATTTCTAACTTTGGAACGGTTGTTGTTGTGTCGTTCCATGACCTGTTCCAAATTCTGTTATATTTGTTACGGTTTTTTATACAACCGTTCTAAAAAGAGTTTTCAAGTATCCTAAGTTATCCGTTATATGATTATTGATATGCTTTTTATCTTgtactttttctatatatattttaacatgaTATGCTTTATCTCAAAATACCCCATTATTATATATCTTCCAGAAATTACCGATCATTgaatataccttttttttactgctaaatttatatttttttaaacattgaaTATAATTGTCTTATATAGGtacataatttataatatagCTTTCGGATAGCTTTCGAATTCTTTATAAAAAGGTACTGTTGATTTTTACtgaactttttatatttaagttataGCTACTTGTTGATATAAAATTGATGATTGCACGTTCGTGGTAATTTGACTACTATCCACTAATTTCGTCATGGCGATGATTATTTGAGTGAAATCGAATTCGAATATATAATGTACCTGCAGAAACTTCAATTTGGTGTGCATGTAAATTGTGATGATCGAGCTAGATATcttgttaatttatttaactTCTGTTTATCTGTTTATGAAATATTAGTTGGCAAatctatattctatatataatataattaaaagttctaTCATGATAGTGGCAAAATTGACGCTTTCTTGACGTTTTATCGATGGGTACTTAATAGGGTTATTAGAATACTTAATAAGGTTAATTACTTTAGTAGggtatatttatgattttatttatttcattatgtatTTTACACTTATATAATAGAgtgattaattattaaatatctaCATACATAATTagttaatgataattattaatatatctatatatatatactaaagtAGAAGCAAAGTTGGTTTTTTGACAATTCAATAATTAGGGTACTTAATGGggttaattaattttgtttaaattaataagCATTGTTTCTATGAAACTGAtcatgtatttaattatttttgtttaagattatttagttatatacgtatatatacttacataatAATAATCGTTATATACTCCTTAAATGTTTTGTATTtactatttattaattatttgtattaattagtatttgattaattagttaattgtaAGTTTTTGGTCTCCTTTTGATGCAGCCCAACCGACTTATCTTGATAGCCCACCCAAATTAGAATTGTAACCGTCTTATGCAACTCTTTGAtatctaacatatttttttcttatccaTCTCTCTTACTCCATTTATTTCCTTTAAATCGTTGATTGGTTTGCACAATTGAAGAATCTAAAAGACGAACTtgcttttagggttttatttcCTCAATTTTTAGACGGTttgttttaatctttatatacttaataatattttttcgTATAATAATGTGCAGGTGAATGTTTATCAGATCATAAAGAGGAAATTCTGATTTTCAAGGTGAGTAAAAGTTCAATTTGGTTCTCTATtatctataaatatttttatcataaatgAGTGTATAGTTAATTCTTAATGTATAGGTTTGTGTTTTGGTTTGTTATATATGGTTTATTAAATTCCTGCATTACTATCATTCACTTATTTGTTTGCTTTGATTATCTGCtttgtttgttttgattattgatGACCCTCTTTAGTAATGGGTGGTGTATATTCTTGCTTTTGTGTAAGGTTGTTCATACTTTATACTCACCATATCTTggtataaatttaatttactaaAAAGGCAGTAACTTGATAtggaaattattaaaaaaataaaaatttcccTTCTTAATTTGGCTACACTTGATGACATGACGATAATGTTGaacctattttatttttaataaatttggaTAGGTTGGTTGCAAATCCGTTCAATACATGGTTTTCGACGGGATCCCATAGCAATTAATATGCCAGTAACGGTTAGTATGATTATATTTGTGGATTATAAAATCTGGCACTATGGTTTTATCCATTGTAGATATCTTTGGAGCAATTGGTAGTTAGCGAAACTTTTTATGCTTATACATTCATGACTAACGAGTTAAGTTACTAAtcaatttttttgtgtttttttataataagcAGAACTCCTAATTTGGAGTATCTATTGTAGAcggcctttttataactttagatGAGTATGTTCAGTCTTATGATATGAAAGGACATGGTTAGCTTTTCAGTGTATTTTCCAGTATTTAGATTTGTTTATAGTTGCTTAGCTTTTGACTATTTGTTGCTTCTTTTGTTGCTAAATTGTTTTAGGGGAAGATGTTGATCACTTTTGAGACATTTAGCCTGGAGAGTCTTCGTCATACATTTAAAGGTAAGTTAGTAGAGCTTTGGAATCTTTGTACAATGTTAGACATGTTTGTATGCAGTTTACATACTGTTAGTGGTATGTTAATGGGGcattttgatgatgataaaaaactatatatttttgtgtggAGTTCTGGTGCTTTTTTCGGGTTGTTTTGGCTCTAATATGACGCAATCGAAATCACCTAATGTTTGTTTTGTTGCTATGGAGATTATGAGGTACAAAGTTTTGGCCCCCTATCTTAAAAAGTTTTCATTTCACTTATTGtcgtttttatcttttttcctATCCCAACTTTGAATAACTACATTGAAACTACAAAGTAATGGAGAGCTTTTGGTGTGGATGGTCAAAATTATCCGTAGATACAAAATAAGATACAATAAAAAATTCTTTCATGGTAGATTTGATTGTACCAATCTCCTCCATGTAAGTTCAAGTTTAAGGACAACCATTTACTTAGGTGATTGAGTTTTGCTTGAATACATGTGGCTAATAATGTAGATATGAAAGGCTTATCAGCTCATGCTTAAATTGACATGTCATTAGGAATTTGAGCTTGCATCAAAGTTAAATTTTTAAACCGTATGTTACATGGGAAATAATTTGAACTGATTTCTTTTTGTTGGTGTAGATTGTATAATGGGTCAACATTGATATGGGTGAAAGTGTAATGTAGTAGGATGATCGTGAAAGAGGTGACGACATTTCTTAAGAGTTTGAAATATCAGTTATCTGCCAACGTGCTTCATCTTCTGTAAATTATTTGGTGGTATGAACAAAAGCTAATGCTTTCAGTCATTTTTGAAATGAATCTTATATTACTATTTCATTGTAAAATAAGTCAAAAGTGGCCTAGAGTCCACTTTAATGTTAATATGATACAATTGAAGAAAATTTTAGATTATCAATATGGGGAGTATGAGAGTTTTAATTGCGCTCGGCTTATCTCACCTGAAGGTGTCAAGCAAGCACTTGATGTCACTCCACCCAGCCAGCTCTTAGAAAAGCTCCAAGATAGCATCTCTAAATAAAAACTCCAGCAAAGCCACATGAACCAATGAACCAGGTAAATGGAAAATTTAAGTCTTACAGCCAAATGAGGAGTAAAAAATGTCGACAGAACATATGTAacgatttttttttgaatattttcagGATTGTTACAAAGAATCGAAAACTGAGGTTGGCGACGCTgaggtggggggggggggggggaagctCAATGTCGGGCCAGCAAAGAAACGAAGTGTTCTCCTGGTTAactttgtttctcatttttgaTACAGGTACCTTTCTAGAGTCTGAAGTAGACATTGAAAGTGATGAGAAAATATAAGCGAATGGAACCAAATTGGCTGGTACATGTTTTTCGTGATTAGGACTTATGAGCATGCTACATGCCCTGGATGaggttttttttaactttatttgccTGTTACCATAAGAGTTTattgctgttttttttttttttttttttgcttttgattATTTTTGGAGAATGGATGATCTTTTGGTTTAGCTTAGTTGCAATCAGCTTTTGCAAAGAGACTCGCCTGTTCTCCCAGCCCAAACTTACACCACTTAACCTTGAAAATACCCTGGAAGAAATCCCCTCAAGCTCAACCTGAGGCAAAAAACATGCATTTTTCAACTTGAATTCGACAATAGGGAACCAAGGTGTAAAAGCTCTATTGTAGGCTGATAAGGTTCGGCCTTATTTCGAGAGAATTAAGGCTAGGTATATAGTATATAAGGTAAGTTGTATAAGACTGCTAGAAATGAAATAGGTACAACTCTTTTATTAGTAAATTCATAACAACTTCATTATATGTGTTATCGAAACTTCTTCAATTATTTTAGGTTACTTTTCTCGGTAGTTTTGTTGGAATTTTTGTTAAAAGTTTCTTCGAGTTTTAATTAAATAGTGTTGTccatttatgttttatatgtgTGTTTGTAAGTTGAAATTTAATAGCGTTGTCCACATTTTTACATATAATGTTTGACAAAGAAACAATAAGTTACGCATTGCATGGACCTTCACTCTATTACTTCTTATTCTTATATACGTTTTGTGTTTTGATAATAAAGAAAGTAAGATACTTATGAGGctaacaattattattttattagccCGTCGGTTCATTTGATCCATATAAAAGTGAGACctcatacatatacaataacaaTTTGATAAACTATTTCATAAACGTCCATTTACGATCAAGGTCACTTTCTCAAAGACGTAAAACATATATTCTTACCTTTTCGTGCATCGTATGGGCCTTAGATACTAGTTTTAATGTTAGCATATTGTACGGTTTGACATAGTGTaccttattaattttttttcaatatatatatatatatatatatctttaatttattatataaaaaaaacgacATCGCtcctttttctttcataaatatatgctggttataaattattatattgttataaATTTTCAGATGGATTGACAATGGATGTACCAAAAAGATGTTAATTTGGGGGATTTTATGAAAGGTCTGCCAAGTTTTCTTGTAGCTGCTGAAAAAGATCGAGTAGCTAAAGGAAAAAACTAGATTTTTTGTCCTTGTTCTAAATGTGCAAACTTTGTTCAGTTTAAGGATATCAACCAAATTGAATTTCATCTGACAAAAAATGGGTTTGTTCGTAAATATCATATTTGGTCAAAGCATGGGGAATCACTAGTTGATGGTAGCACATCGGCATCTATACCTTATGCCAGTGAAAACAATGATTCAAACATTAACTATAACCCTGAAAATTAAAAAGGATGTACCATGATTTGGAGGCTAATGTTGCTGATTCTTATCAAGAAAAATTACAAGATTTGTTTGCTGAGGGAGAAACTGATTTGTATGCCGGTTGTAAGTACTCAAAACTTGCCGCTGCATTGGAGTTATATAGAGTAAAAGCTAAATATGGATGGAGTGACAAAAGCTTTACGGGCCTTCTAGAAGTTTTGAAACCAATGTTTCCCGACGATAATACGTTACCTATTACTACATATCAAGCAAAAAAACCAATGACTCCAATGGGATTAAAAGTTCAAAGAATATATGCATGTCCAAATGATTGCATGTTGTATAGAGACCAGTACGAAGGTCTCCATGAATGTGTTAATTGTGGTGCATCAAGGTATAAAAAGGTTCCTGATGAAATTGATCAGGATGTGAAAAAAATGGCCCCCCTGCTAAAGTGTTGTGGTACTTTCCCATCATACGAAGACTAAAACGATTATTTGCAAACAAGAAAGAGGCAAAGTTAATGCATTGGCATTTTGATGAGCATAAGAAAGATGGAAAAGTAAGACATGTCACAGACTCGCCTCAATGgagaaatattaataataagtttCCAGACTTCGGTAAAGAGATTAGAAATATTAGATTTGGACTTAGTTCGGATGGAATAAACCCATTTGGAAACATGAGTAGTCGCCACAGTACTTGGCCGGTTCTTTTGTGCATCTATAATCTTCCACCGTGGTTATGCATGAAACGTAAATACATCATGATGTCGTTGTTAATTTCTGGTCCGAAACAACCTGGTAATGACATTGACATTTATTTGGCTCCTTTGATTGACGACTTGAAAACTTTATGGGGTTCGGGTGTAGAAGTGTATGATGCATATAAGAAGGAAAATTTTCAGTTGCGAGCCATGATTTATTGCACAATAAATGATTTTCCAACCTATGGTAATTTGTCAGGGTATAGCACGAAAGGTAAATATGCATGTCCTGTTTGTGAAGATGAGATACATTCAAGGTAGTTAGACAATTGCAAAAAAACTGTATTTATGGGACATCGAAGATCACCTCCCTATGATCACCTGTATCGTAATATGTCTTTGGAGTTTGACGGTAAAACTGAGACGGGGACTGttaacactttactttgaactatgtaatcgtttaatttggaatggttttaagactttaattaagatgttttccatttaatcttttgtaccatgtcgttctgtggcatctcgtgtttccgccgtagtcgagGTGTTACACACCAGTGGCaagactagaagctatcagaattttcttagcatttgcagctcatcttgagttcaaagtctaccaaatggatgttaaaagtgcattcctgaatggagagctagaataagttgtgtatgtgtatcaacctccagggtttgaaagcaaagaaaaacctcactgggtgtatcgactgaacaaagcattatatggtctgagacaagcacctagagcctggtatgatactctaactcgacatcttttagataatggttttcgtagAGGTGCTATAGATAACACCTTATTCAtattgcatgagaaaagtgatatcttacttgtacaagtatatgttgatgatattgtgtttgggtctacaaatgaaaaattatgtgataagttttcaaaaattatgtcttctgagtatgaaatgagtatgatgggtgaattgacatattttctaggtctacaagtaaaacaaaccagtgatggtatttttattaatcaagaaaaatatgtcaaagatttattaaagaaatatcaatttgattcagtctcatctaaagatactccaatttctgcaccattaactttggactcagatcctaatggaaaacctgttgATCCCACAaagtatcgtggtatggtgggatcattaatgtacttaactgcaagtagaccagacataatgtttgcaacatgtctttgtgcaccatttcaatctgatcccagagaagcacaccaaaatgcagtaaaaagaatttttcgatacctgaaaggtgtccccagactaggtctttggtatcccaaaggctcaagtctagatctcatgggctattcagattctgatcatgcaggttgtaagatagataggaaaagtaccacaggtgggtgtcattttcttggtggcaaattagttagttggacaagcaagaagcagactgcagtatcattatcaactgctgaggctgagtacatttctgctgcaagttgttgtgctcagatcttatggatgaaaaatcaactaactgattatggtgttaagtacataagaacgccaatattttgtgataacacaagtgccattgcaatatctcacaatcctgtcatgcactctaaaaccaagcatattgatctaaggtatcatttcattcgtgatcatattttaaaaggtgacattgaaattcatttcattcccactgataaacaactggctgatgtgtttacaaaacctttagatgtcaaaacttttaaacatctcatcagtgagttaggaatgctaaatcctgtgtagcatttcagggggaatagacaaaaaagtttttacaagaaaaagaaattttttttttttttttttgaggggGAATTTTGCCTCAGAAAACACTCTGTTTGAAATGTCTCAGGAACTGAGGGACTTCAGAATTTCTagaatatgagaaggttcagattgcacttccttaacctctctcagaattttaaattattcaatctgaagtccatcaaaaccttttattacacaatggatacctagttggcaagtggacacgtgatttttactgttccaggatacctttttgctgacgtgtcatactacttgcgccgtaaaggaaaatgataattgcttttgcattaaaaatggttgaatttttcttgaaaaagtggggtcatggccgttgttgcatttaatgcggacgtgTTGCCGAAAATTATTTTggacttcaaacccgatcaaaattaccatcaataaaatatcattatattttattgggtttgaattccaaaatctttttacttatttttaatgaaaagtcctttgaatttctttgaaaatatatatatatttttttttccaagatcattccttcatttacttcatttttcatttactcccaatcatatctctctcacattctctcaaacattcatttcattctttcaaatatttaacatttatttcatcttctttcccataacttcaaaccctaaagtttcttaacacattttcatctcctttctttcATTTCATTCTATCTCCTTTtaaaatggcttcctcatcaTCCGTTAAAGAACCCAAAACACTCATCGCTTTTGAATATTCTCCACCCAAATCTGCTGTTAAACCCAACTCTCAATGGCCAAAAGACTTTGAGTCTAAAACCATTCGTTTCAATATGAACAATTTTAAAGCAGCCCTGaatgccaaatctgaagggCTTATGGGCAGATTAAACGCGTTTCTTCAACGTTGTCCCATTTCATACGCTCTTAGTGCTAACTCAGAGCGTTTATACCATCGATACTTGCTGGAATTTTGGTACACGGCTGAAGTTGCCAAAGATGAGAAGTCAATAGCCTTCACGCTGAAGGAGggtacggtgaagtgcgtattgacgctTGACGGTTTCAGGGAGGCGCTCAGGCTGaactatttgcctcccaacaccccgtacacgaaaagacaaaaaggggtgaacttcagggaagttttgctgGTTACTGGCCACAACCAGAtcattgatgatgatggcaatttGAAGACGTCGGGCCACATCTTCATTGCGGGTTTCAAGGGGTGCTGGAGATACTTCTGGACACAGATTGTAGAGTATCTAGGAGGGATTAGTGGAGGACTGGATCAAATCTCTTTGATTCAGGTCGAGATGGGCTACTATTTGTGGCACGGGATGAAGGTAGATTTTGCTGAGATGCTGTTTGCTCagctgttgactaagttgaaAGGGAAGAGGAGCATACATATTGCCTTCCCCagatttttgagtatttgttTTTTGGCGATTCTGGGAGAAGGATACACTGACGtccttcaggagagctctcagACTGAATTTTGCAAGGACCTCTTCAAGATGActgagtctgaggacgaacctgaactgTCCCCAGCtatgcttcaggtacttagtaacaactttaaaactgacacagcatgaccggctggctcagaaaggtcactgggcgggtcacaaaagaatgtgagacccaccagtcgatctagtggcaatacactacacttgtttaaacccaaaacaagttctaccctgccatcttcatcttccactgaccaacctgaggatctctcaaaagactcctcaggatttccaaagggtttattaacactgcgtccttttaggccatccttaaaacccaaggatattagtacccaagctcagccttctgaaacctcaaaacaggtttcagaagaaggtcaaatgggaaacctacaagcagccatctccaaaacttctttaggaggagatggtgaagatatcggtgtgtcagcccaacacacattagaagttgtgactgcacatgcactccctataacttcacaaatcttacactctttgcttgcacaaacttttgatgtttctcaggtgatacccagaggaaTGGAGGTTTCTaagtctacggccgatgatgagactcttggatccagcacaagagttactgaggcacaacTGGTATCGTCTGAAGCAGTCCCATCTCTGACCAGtaacgatgcacctgctgaagcagctgctgaactgggtgctggtctggattctgggaatctagaccagagcatatctgaccagaatgtaaatgtctgggatgaagatgagctacctgagggaaacctcgaagacttcgtttttgatgaagagttaCTGAGGGAGAATCTTTCAGATTCTAAGCCAACCCTCACTCATTTTGAAGAACCAGATTcactacaacaacaacaacaacaattcattgatctcgatccaccttatcaaccaccaccaatttctcATCAACACCATCTATTTCCTCAAGGCACAACTCTTGCCTATGTCACTTCTGCTGTCTTTCAACCACctcttcaattccttcacccACAAATCCATGATGTTCCACCAAGGAGGACGTATGATCTGCCAGGAGAGCAAGAGAAAGAGTTGGATTCTGAgaccgagtctgatggtccTTCAGAAAGAATCCTGGAGAAATCTCTGGCGAGCATCAGGACTACTCCttttgttgcttcagcttccactttGACTGCTGCCCCACTgagcatggaagctcagctagagaaATCGCAAAATGCAGTCCAAAACTTtctcattcaggttgagggcttatcaaaatctctggctgccaacaccaagtctctaACCGATCTGAAGGATGCCCAGGGTGTTATGGGTACTGAATTTACAAGAATTGCAGTGaatgagagcttggtggttgggaagttgCATGAATTGGTGTCATCTTGCAATGGGTTAAGTAGGGCgattggtgaagccttcaagttgactaagagggatgtgcagagttcagtagttgcgaatctgcaatcctggttattaatgatacaaaaCTCCTTCTTGGCACTTGAAAAGGAAGTAGGTGAGTTGGTGAAGAAGCCAagtgttgatgaagagtctCTTGGTGCCTCAGTTGGTGATAAAGTTTCTGCGACACTGAAATCTATATTTTCTGAAGATCtcatttctcagatttcagtgtcggtgGCTGATAAAgttgaagagagggtcaggttgctggtttctgaagtctctaaagcaacaaatgacaaggttgacaaagctgtaactgaaatgaaaaactctgtgtcaactcttgataaacaagttcagaaccagtcaaagcaactggatgaaatcctggccctgctcaagaaaactcctgaagttgttactcctcctccctctggtGCTCTATCTGATGAAGAACAGGGGTTACTGAAGGAAGTCCTGGAGCATGAGAAACTGAATCTGAACTCTACAttcagattaagagctcagtttgccacTATGTCGAAGGGAATTTCTGATAGTATTTcccagcagaattgggaacctTTGCAGGGCATGCAGAAGGCAATTGAATTATATGCAAGGATGCCTGCGGAaattcccaaagggggaagtgatgtgccgATTGGGTTGCTGGCCAGCTCTCAAGAATTAATCGAAGCAACCAAGAGGACATCTAGATCTGAGGGGGAACAACTAAGGGTACAATCTGAACCTCAACCATCTGAACAAGCAAggaaagataaaggcaaagctaagATGGTTGAGGAGCCAAAGAAAAAGGGGGCCAAGGACTCTGGCTTTGTGGTTGGTGAGAATgtggatgagcatggttatccattgccagactTAGAAGCTGATCAGAAgaagttggaagcccttcagAGACAAGTCTCCAATCAGTTCATAATGTGGAGAGAGACTCAAGAAAGAGAtagggcccaacacttggcaatgggtaccattgatttggttgatgctgcagctcttggtcttacaaaagaaagatatcagaagatcaagcaTGACGTAAGAGTGCAGAAGGCATTGGTGGATATGGCAGAGTATGAATATGGGATaaagtattctcccttagaacagatgctggaccatctcactttcaagatatctattgaagatttgataaagaatagaaagaaagagatggagtttaaaaagaaagaaataatgtcCAGTGTTCTGAAAGCTGAAAAGGAAATCTGCATGCCACCCAGGAGCCCAAACTTACTGGCCCAAGGTCTTCAAGGAAAAATGCTCGAGAtgctgacctctctacattcatacccatttccaaagaagttgctcaggtaaAGGAT
The sequence above is drawn from the Erigeron canadensis isolate Cc75 chromosome 4, C_canadensis_v1, whole genome shotgun sequence genome and encodes:
- the LOC122597041 gene encoding uncharacterized mitochondrial protein AtMg00810-like; its protein translation is MLVYVDDIVLTGNNESEIEKVKALMNSKYKIKDLGRLKYFLGIEVINCENGICLSQRKYCLELLNEFGLLGCKPITTPLEQNLTFKNDSSKPLEIISAYQKLIGKLIYLTLTRPDICYAVQCLSQFMHAPTQQHLIAGFRILRYLKSSPGNGLYIVKSETLNLRGYSDADWARCLMTRRSVSGYSVFLGNSLISWKSKKQSTVAKSSAEAEYRALAAVTCEIMWLMNLLSDLGVKVDLPVDVFCDSKAALQIAANPVFHERTKHFELDLHFIREKICSGVLKANKIKSEHNLADLFTKSIGSKQHAFLSSQLGMIDMLKP